In Pseudomonas poae, a single genomic region encodes these proteins:
- a CDS encoding DedA family protein: protein MGYLGLFVAAFGAATLLPLQSEAVLVGLLVSGHYSLWLLLGIATLGNVLGSVVNWWLGRWVEHFKGRRWFPVSDKQLDKARGHYARWGHWTLLLSWVPIIGDPLTLVAGVMREPLWRFLLLVTLAKSVRYGVLAALTLHWVLIPA from the coding sequence ATGGGCTACCTGGGGCTGTTCGTCGCTGCATTCGGCGCCGCGACCTTATTGCCCCTGCAATCGGAAGCCGTGCTGGTGGGCCTGCTGGTCAGCGGGCACTACAGCTTGTGGCTACTGCTGGGCATCGCCACCTTGGGCAATGTGTTGGGGTCGGTGGTGAACTGGTGGCTGGGGCGTTGGGTGGAACACTTCAAGGGGCGGCGCTGGTTTCCAGTCAGTGACAAACAACTGGATAAAGCCCGTGGCCACTACGCGCGTTGGGGTCACTGGACCTTGTTGCTCAGTTGGGTGCCGATTATCGGCGACCCACTGACATTGGTGGCTGGCGTGATGCGCGAGCCACTGTGGCGGTTCCTGCTCCTGGTGACCCTGGCCAAAAGCGTGCGCTATGGCGTGCTCGCAGCCTTGACCCTGCACTGGGTGTTAATCCCTGCTTAA
- a CDS encoding SRPBCC family protein, with amino-acid sequence MRAAEQSVRLERISQERFIKAPIDAVYDYVTQPDRWHEWHPTSLSADTGTTGSLPAGTRFTEFIDLLGVRVPMSYRVQIARRPAEFKTVFTSLAVDGSIHYFLREHQGGTLFKRVLTYETELQLATLHERMIELSTIALDQLKHRLENPPFV; translated from the coding sequence ATGCGCGCAGCCGAGCAGTCGGTCCGCTTGGAGCGGATCAGCCAGGAACGCTTTATCAAGGCCCCCATCGATGCCGTTTATGACTATGTGACCCAGCCGGACCGTTGGCACGAGTGGCACCCCACGTCACTCAGTGCCGACACGGGCACCACCGGTTCACTCCCCGCCGGCACCCGATTTACCGAGTTCATTGACCTGCTGGGTGTGCGGGTTCCCATGAGTTACCGCGTACAGATCGCCCGGCGTCCTGCAGAATTCAAGACTGTGTTTACTTCATTGGCCGTCGATGGCTCCATCCATTACTTTTTGCGCGAGCATCAAGGCGGCACGCTGTTCAAGCGCGTGTTGACCTACGAAACCGAACTGCAACTGGCCACGTTGCATGAGCGCATGATCGAACTCTCGACCATCGCCTTGGATCAGCTCAAGCACCGCCTGGAAAATCCACCCTTCGTATAA